GGCGACCGGATGACGCGCAGCTGCCGCCTGCACCGACGGTGCGGCCGCGCTGTTTTTCTTAGATTTGCATCCATCGCAGCCGGCAAGGCCTGGCGGCGATTCACACAACCATTCGATTTCGACACAGCGAAGAAGGAGAGCAGCCATGAACGAAGACCGCATCAAGGGCAACTGGAAGCAGTTCACCGGCAAGGTCAAGGAGCAGTGGGGCAAGCTGACGGACGACGACATGGACGTCATTGCCGGCAAGCGCGACCAGATGCTGGGCAAGCTGCAGGAGCGCGAAGGCCTGGCCCGCGACGCCGCCGAAGACCAGCTCAACAACTGGGAACGTGCCAACCCCGACTTCCGCTGGGACTGACACGTCCGCCCCCTCTTCATCGCACATCACCTTTCACGACAGGAACAACCATGAAACATTTGCGCAACCTGATGGCCCTGGCCATCGCCGGCATGATGGCTACCTCCGGCATGGCCATGAGCAAGGACGAGCACAAGGCCGCCAAGGACCGCGTCGAAGCCGACTACAAGTCCGCCAAGGCTCAGTGCGACACCCTCAAGGACAACGCCAAGGATGTCTGCGAAAAGGAAGCCAAGGGCAACGAGAAGGTTGCCAAGGCCGAGCTGGAAGCCCAGTACAAGCCCAGCGACAAGAACACCTACAAGGTGCATGAAGCGCGCGCCGACGCCAACTACGAAGTCGCAAAGGAAAAGTGCGACGACCTGTC
The DNA window shown above is from Pulveribacter suum and carries:
- a CDS encoding CsbD family protein; its protein translation is MNEDRIKGNWKQFTGKVKEQWGKLTDDDMDVIAGKRDQMLGKLQEREGLARDAAEDQLNNWERANPDFRWD